A region of the Stieleria neptunia genome:
CCTCACCCAGGTGAGCGAATTCAGAGTCGGTGATGCGATTGCGCTGGGCGTGAAGGTCCAGACGTATTCCTGAGCCTCCGGAATTTACAAATCGACATTCTGACACTTCGCAATCCTCGGCCCCACGGAAGCGAAGCAGTGCAGTGGGCTTGTCGAACATGTCCCAGGAGTGCTGCAATCCCCAGCCCGAAACGTCTTCATTGCTTGTCCACGCCCAACGATCGGCATGCGTGAAGGTAAGTCCTGAAAATGCGATTCCGTGGACCGGAGTATCTGCCGCGCCTTCCAGGTCAATTTTCCCTTCGACACGAATCAGTTCGCTGGTTGCGGGCGCAAGGATTCCTTGCGGAGCCCCATCCGCTGCTGGATTGGCCGGCCACAAATAAATCTTGCGAGTTTTCGTGTTGACGACCCATTCCCCGGGTTCATCAAGTTCTTCGAGGACATTTTCAACCCATACCGAAGCCGCTTCGTCCCCCATCAGTCCCAAGAGATAGGGAGGTAGTGATCCGATTCGCCCTGCAGCCGCCACTCGAGTTTGTGCGATACCAGTCGCTTCATCGACCGATTCGAGCGGAAGCATATTGATCTCGTAGGCGACACCTGGCCGCACTTGGATTTCTACGTCTTCAAGGTTGTCCCAGTTCTTCAAAGCACCTTCAGGAAAATGCAACGTGCGGTTGTTTCCATTTTCGGTCGGCAGAAATCCGTCACCCCTGGCACGATTCAATCGCCCTTGCGAATCATAGAGGGTGTAAAATCTTTCCAATCCGGCCGGCATGTCTGCGACCCACACGTGACCAACCGCTTTGGCTGGCAAATCAGCGGGCGGCGATCCCAATCGTTTCCAACCGGAAACCGGCACTCCTGCACTGACAACCGGACGTTCGTCTTGATAGGCAGCAAAGGTCAAGAAGGCGGGGTCTGTTTTATCACCGGCGCCATACTGCGGAAGCATCACGTCAGCGGCCGTCGTAGGAGAACCGTCTGCGAGGCCCAAGACCAAAGTTTCGTCTAATTGGTGACGTCCCTCGCGAAGGTAAATCACGGCGGGTTCCGTATTGCCAGCACCCCGCAAGGCTCTAACCGCCTGCACCGCATCGGAAAGTGATCCGTACGGTTTCGCCAAGCTGCCATCCGCATCGGCTCCTCCATCAACGGACACGTAGAGATCCAGCGCAAGGCTTGTCTTGGGAACAACAACGACAAGTAGAATCGGAAGCCACATGAAGACCCTCCGCGCCGACGGAATGCACGAACGTTTTGTTCTCATGTGATTGATCCTGTTCCAAAGTATCGAGCTGAAAATAAGTGTCGGATCAATTGGAGTGGGATAGGCTTCCAGCCTGTCATTGCGGCATCGACAGGCTGGAAGCCTATCCCACCAATCTTCCGCTCAGCGCCGCGATTACAGATCCACGAAACCTTCCACATCATCCAGCACCACCTTTTGACGTTCATCCGCGTCGCGAAGCGTCAATTCGACGTTCTTGAACTCGATGTTTTTGGCATGACGAATGTACGCACCCCAAGCCGGCAGCACGCCAAAGAAAAACTGCTCCGGATAGCGATCAATGTCTTCAGCAACGGTTCGTCGTGCATCTTCTTCGGTGCCCTTACCCGGGAAGGAGATCTTGATGTTCTCTAAGACGACGTTTTCGACGAAGTGACCGGGGATGCCCGTGATCATGATCGGCCCGGCTTTCGACTTCTCGTTGTCCGTCACGCCGGGGGTAGGATCTACTTTTAGATTCTTGTACACCGCTTCGGCAGCTTTCGCTCGATCTTCGATGGTGACCTCGGCGACCACATCGCTGATTCGGATGTTTTTCAACGTGCCGACGGGCGGGCTTTCTCGTCCATCGCCAAAGGTACTGCCGCGGTTGCCCAACCGTATGAATATCGGGCATCCCACATCTTTCATTTTCACTCGGGAGATATCGACATTCTCCAGGCGTCCGCCGTCCACCGACTGCAACTTGATCGCGCCCATCGGGCAGTCGTGAAAATAGCAGTTGGTCACCGTCACATCGATGAACCCGCCGCGGGATGAAGTGCCGAACTTTAGCGCAGCCGTATTGCTGTCCATTTTACACCCGCGGACCACAATGTTTCGGCAAGGGTTCTTTGAACTCTTCAAGCAGATCGCGTCGTCTCCGGTGCTGAGATCACAGTTCTCGATCAGCACATTCTCGCAACCATCGAGGTCCAGGCCATCATTGTTGTAGTTGTTGTTGCGGAATCGCAAGGTCACGGCACTAAAGTGAATGTTTTTGCAGTCGATTAGGTGCAGCCCCCAGAAAGCCGGACGCTTATAGGTGACGCCAGAAAAGGTGAGGTCCTGACAACTCTCCATGCGCATCAGACGCGGGCGGATGCCGGTGTTTCTACCACCCTTTCTGTTCCGGGGGAAATTTTCGTGTGTGCCCCTGCCATCGATCACGCCGAGTCCTTCGATGGTGATGTTTTTTGCGTTTTCGGCGTAGATCAGGCAATGGGCGGCGCCCTCTCGGGGGCGGCTGAGGTTTTCAGTGGGGTAGTCTGCCACATCGGTGCTTCCGAGCAAGCTGGCCCCGTGATCGAGCGAGAGGGTGACATTGCTTTTCAAAATGATCGTGCCGATTTGAAAATCGCCGGCGGGGACGCGCACGATCCCTCCCCCCGCATCATGACAGGCATCGATCGAGTCTTGGACCGCTTGCGTGTCCATCGCAACACCGTCGCCGATCGCGCCGAAGTTCTTGATGTTGAACACCTTGGTGACGGACGTCTTGTCGCTATCTGCAACCGCGTCTTGGGGATCGCGTAGATGAGTCAACACGACTCCGAGCAGGACGACGGTTGTGACGAGTGTGAGGGGCGATTGCCGATTCATCTGCGATTTCATTTTCTTCTGTTGTGATTTCTTTGGGTGCTGCATGTCGTGGGGGCGGAGTGTAAATGCCTTGCCTGTGTTTCGGTGGTGTCGAAATGACGAGCCTGGAAGCCTATCCCACTTTTTCTCGCCCGATTCTTGTCGGTTCAAACTTCGCCGAGTGATCCGGTGTTGTCGGCGAAGGTTTCGGTCTCGACACCTAATCGTTGCAGCATGGTGACGTACAGATTCGACAAGGGAATGTCCTCGTGGCTGGCCCTGATTCTCCAAGGCTCTTTTTCGCCCGGGGCCCAGCCCCCGCGGAAGGCGCCGGCGCCGGCGTAGTTGAGGTATTGTCCGTGCTTGAAGCCCATCGATTTGCCACCGGCCAAGATCAGGGGATAGTTTCGGGAGAGATGGAAGGCGCTGGACGCGGACCCGAACAGCAGCAAGGTGTTATCGAGCATGCTGCCTTCACCGGCAGGTTCTGGAGTCGACTTCAATCTGCCGGCAAAGCGTCCGAACTCTTCGCTGATGAATCGGCAGAAGGTGCCGAAATTCTTCCAGCCGTCGGGCTTTTTGGTGAGGTGCGAGAGTCGGTGTGTGAGGGGAAGCCCGACGGCCCGAGCGAGATAGTCGCTGATCCCTTTGCTGACTTCCTTGCCGAGCTGGTAGGTCGCCACTCGCGTCGAATCGGTTTTAAACGCCAGGTAGATCAGCTCGTACATGGTTTGGATGTACTCGCGCGGGTCCTCCGCCGTGATCTCAAGATTCAAATGATCGACATCGACGGTCGGAAGCGGAAGGTTGATCCACCGTGCCGACTTGGCGACCTTGATCTCAGTGTCTCGCACGCTGCCGAGAAATTCCTCGAACGTCTGCTGGTCCTGTTTCGATAGATCTCTTCGCAACGAACGCGCGTCTTCCATCAGATGATCCAGCACGCTTTCGCTGAGCGCCAAACGCCGTGCGGCGTCGCCGTCCTGTTTCACAAACAGCCTGTCGAAGATCCGTTTCGGTTTGTGTTCCGCCGGAATCGGGCGACCTTCGTGGTTGAACGAAATCGTATGGGCCTTGCGCTGGGGCCCCGTACCTCCGTCGGTCGACATGACGAGGGA
Encoded here:
- a CDS encoding right-handed parallel beta-helix repeat-containing protein, with protein sequence MWLPILLVVVVPKTSLALDLYVSVDGGADADGSLAKPYGSLSDAVQAVRALRGAGNTEPAVIYLREGRHQLDETLVLGLADGSPTTAADVMLPQYGAGDKTDPAFLTFAAYQDERPVVSAGVPVSGWKRLGSPPADLPAKAVGHVWVADMPAGLERFYTLYDSQGRLNRARGDGFLPTENGNNRTLHFPEGALKNWDNLEDVEIQVRPGVAYEINMLPLESVDEATGIAQTRVAAAGRIGSLPPYLLGLMGDEAASVWVENVLEELDEPGEWVVNTKTRKIYLWPANPAADGAPQGILAPATSELIRVEGKIDLEGAADTPVHGIAFSGLTFTHADRWAWTSNEDVSGWGLQHSWDMFDKPTALLRFRGAEDCEVSECRFVNSGGSGIRLDLHAQRNRITDSEFAHLGEAGILLVGYGVGAKDVNHHNEIINNYLHHFSEITWQSPGFWAWQSGHNRIAHNEFAYSGYCAVVISTRSAGNKTRPQGTGQEIGERRRGGNRGRDYEGWKLREKQLHSRHNLFEYNEITHSVQLLSDGNGVYVSGTGTGNIIRYNYLHDNQSHSLPAAIRCDDDQHETLIYGNVLYRNGGHAAAIASKGVNDIINNFIVDQQNSPRNGYISFEWVPVTGSKVQRNIIISHPDGGLPQSERLRGGQTTGGPKLESTEMDSNLYYHPTNPSWVDNHLAKMRAVDNEQASRFGDPQFVDPAGGDFSFQPGSPALALGIEPLNVSKMGRVSDRASATTNERKNSSD
- a CDS encoding glycoside hydrolase family 28 protein, translated to MDTQAVQDSIDACHDAGGGIVRVPAGDFQIGTIILKSNVTLSLDHGASLLGSTDVADYPTENLSRPREGAAHCLIYAENAKNITIEGLGVIDGRGTHENFPRNRKGGRNTGIRPRLMRMESCQDLTFSGVTYKRPAFWGLHLIDCKNIHFSAVTLRFRNNNYNNDGLDLDGCENVLIENCDLSTGDDAICLKSSKNPCRNIVVRGCKMDSNTAALKFGTSSRGGFIDVTVTNCYFHDCPMGAIKLQSVDGGRLENVDISRVKMKDVGCPIFIRLGNRGSTFGDGRESPPVGTLKNIRISDVVAEVTIEDRAKAAEAVYKNLKVDPTPGVTDNEKSKAGPIMITGIPGHFVENVVLENIKISFPGKGTEEDARRTVAEDIDRYPEQFFFGVLPAWGAYIRHAKNIEFKNVELTLRDADERQKVVLDDVEGFVDL
- a CDS encoding DUF1552 domain-containing protein, whose translation is MTLNSLDRRRFVRGVGGFALALPAFETFCGAAGAAEKPATPRRLACFYLPNGVPMPLPEDPAYQDWSWFPHGEGRDFSFSKCLDPLEPLRDELTILSGLSHPASRNNHGHHNADQFLTGAAIGGGGNYQNSISLDQVYAAHVEEQTRFASLVMSTDGGTGPQRKAHTISFNHEGRPIPAEHKPKRIFDRLFVKQDGDAARRLALSESVLDHLMEDARSLRRDLSKQDQQTFEEFLGSVRDTEIKVAKSARWINLPLPTVDVDHLNLEITAEDPREYIQTMYELIYLAFKTDSTRVATYQLGKEVSKGISDYLARAVGLPLTHRLSHLTKKPDGWKNFGTFCRFISEEFGRFAGRLKSTPEPAGEGSMLDNTLLLFGSASSAFHLSRNYPLILAGGKSMGFKHGQYLNYAGAGAFRGGWAPGEKEPWRIRASHEDIPLSNLYVTMLQRLGVETETFADNTGSLGEV